In a genomic window of Pseudomonas mohnii:
- the tusA gene encoding sulfurtransferase TusA, translated as MSEMIDTPVDGTLDATGLNCPEPVMMLHQHIRDLAPGGLLKVIATDPSTRRDIPKFCVFLDHELVGQQEEAGTYLYWIRKKSE; from the coding sequence ATGAGTGAAATGATCGATACACCGGTTGATGGCACTCTGGACGCCACCGGCCTCAACTGCCCGGAGCCGGTCATGATGCTGCACCAGCACATCCGTGACCTGGCGCCTGGCGGTCTGCTGAAGGTGATCGCCACCGATCCTTCGACCCGGCGCGACATCCCCAAATTCTGCGTGTTTCTCGATCACGAACTGGTCGGTCAGCAGGAAGAGGCAGGCACTTACCTGTACTGGATCCGCAAGAAGTCCGAATAA
- the pdxB gene encoding 4-phosphoerythronate dehydrogenase PdxB has protein sequence MLIVADENIPLLDAFFASFGEIRRVPGRSIDRATVEQADVLLVRSVTNVNRALLEGSKVRFVGTCTIGTDHLDLDYFQQAGITWSSAPGCNARGVVDYVLGSLLTLAEIEGVDLTRRTYGVVGAGEVGGRLVKVLQGLGWKVLVCDPPRHAAEGGDYVSLEQIIEQCDVISLHTPLTKQGAHSTWHLFDQKHLNRLKPGTWLINASRGPVVDNSALRQVLLQREDLQAVLDVWEGEPEVDVALAELCVLATPHIAGYSLDGKQRGTAQIYQAYCDFLGQTAEVSLSDLLPAPWLSEATLSAESDPAWALAMLCRGVYDPRRDDADFRRSLVGSVSEQRAAFDALRKNYPSRREIDGLKVRIEGDSPALRQIVAALGASAL, from the coding sequence ATGCTGATTGTTGCCGACGAAAATATCCCCCTGCTCGATGCTTTCTTTGCAAGTTTCGGTGAAATCCGCCGGGTGCCAGGACGTTCCATCGACCGTGCCACCGTCGAACAGGCCGATGTGTTGCTGGTGCGCTCGGTGACCAACGTCAACCGCGCGTTGCTCGAAGGCAGCAAGGTGCGTTTTGTCGGTACCTGCACCATTGGCACCGATCACCTGGATCTGGATTATTTTCAACAAGCCGGGATCACCTGGTCCAGCGCGCCGGGTTGCAACGCCCGTGGCGTGGTCGACTACGTGCTCGGCAGTCTGTTGACCCTGGCTGAAATCGAAGGCGTCGATCTGACTCGGCGAACTTACGGTGTGGTCGGCGCCGGTGAAGTGGGCGGACGTTTGGTCAAGGTCCTGCAAGGGCTGGGCTGGAAGGTACTGGTCTGCGATCCGCCGCGCCACGCCGCCGAAGGGGGCGATTACGTCAGCCTGGAGCAGATCATCGAACAGTGCGATGTCATCAGCCTGCACACACCGCTGACCAAGCAGGGTGCTCATTCCACCTGGCATTTGTTCGATCAAAAGCACCTGAACCGACTCAAGCCCGGCACCTGGCTGATCAATGCCAGTCGTGGTCCAGTGGTGGATAACAGCGCCCTGCGCCAGGTGCTGTTGCAACGTGAAGACCTGCAAGCGGTGCTCGATGTCTGGGAGGGTGAGCCGGAGGTCGATGTGGCACTGGCCGAACTCTGTGTGCTGGCCACGCCGCACATTGCCGGTTACAGCCTGGATGGCAAACAGCGCGGAACGGCGCAGATCTACCAGGCGTATTGCGATTTTCTCGGACAAACGGCCGAGGTCAGCCTGAGCGATTTGCTGCCGGCGCCATGGTTGTCCGAAGCGACCTTGAGCGCTGAAAGCGATCCGGCCTGGGCATTGGCGATGTTGTGCCGCGGCGTGTACGACCCGCGCCGTGACGACGCGGATTTCCGCCGCAGCCTGGTCGGCAGCGTGAGCGAGCAACGTGCGGCGTTCGATGCTTTGCGCAAAAATTATCCATCGCGACGTGAGATTGATGGGTTGAAAGTGCGCATTGAAGGGGATTCGCCGGCGTTGCGGCAGATCGTAGCGGCGTTGGGCGCGTCGGCCCTCTGA
- a CDS encoding MATE family efflux transporter — MNSVTDRPTATPLNRPARVRLELKNLLALALPIMIAQLATTAMGFVDAVMAGRVGPRDLAAVALGNSIWVPVFLLMTGTLLATTPKVAQRFGAGTHSEIGPIVRQALWLALVVGLMATGILFSAEPVLRVMKVDPELIGPCMQYLHGIASGLPAVAIYHVLRCFSDGLGRTRPAMVLGLCGLALNIPLNYIFIYGHFGVPAMGGVGCGWATAIVMWVMALGMAGWERWAPAYQSSELFSRFDWPQWSVIKRLLGIGLPIGIAVFAESSIFAVIALLIGSLGATVVAGHQIALNFSSLVFMIPYSLGMAVTVRVGQALGRQEPREARFAAGVGMGTALAYACLSASMMLLLREHIATIYTADPTVVNVAAMLIVYSALFQFSDAIQVTAAGALRGYQDTRVTMILTLFAYWGIGLPVGYVLGLTDWFGAPSGPSGLWQGLIVGLSCAALMLSIRLTRSARKRIRISHSLG, encoded by the coding sequence TTGAATTCTGTGACTGACCGTCCCACCGCAACACCCCTCAATCGCCCGGCCCGGGTTCGCCTTGAGCTGAAAAACCTGCTCGCCCTGGCGCTGCCGATCATGATCGCGCAACTGGCGACCACGGCCATGGGGTTCGTCGATGCCGTGATGGCCGGGCGGGTCGGTCCGCGTGACCTGGCCGCCGTGGCACTCGGTAATTCGATCTGGGTGCCGGTGTTCCTGCTGATGACCGGTACTTTGCTGGCCACCACGCCGAAAGTCGCCCAGCGTTTCGGCGCCGGCACCCACAGCGAAATCGGCCCGATCGTGCGTCAGGCGCTGTGGCTGGCGCTGGTGGTGGGGTTGATGGCGACCGGCATTCTGTTCAGTGCCGAACCGGTTTTGCGGGTCATGAAGGTCGACCCCGAACTGATTGGCCCGTGCATGCAGTATCTGCATGGCATCGCCAGCGGCTTGCCTGCCGTCGCCATTTACCATGTGCTGCGCTGTTTCAGCGATGGCCTGGGCCGTACCCGCCCGGCGATGGTGCTGGGTCTGTGCGGGCTGGCGCTGAATATTCCTCTGAACTACATCTTCATTTATGGCCACTTCGGTGTCCCGGCCATGGGTGGCGTCGGCTGCGGTTGGGCCACGGCGATCGTGATGTGGGTCATGGCGCTGGGCATGGCCGGTTGGGAGCGCTGGGCGCCGGCGTACCAGTCGAGTGAACTGTTCAGCCGTTTCGACTGGCCGCAATGGTCGGTGATCAAGCGCTTGCTGGGTATCGGCCTGCCTATCGGCATCGCGGTGTTCGCCGAGTCGAGTATCTTTGCCGTGATCGCCCTGCTGATCGGCAGCCTCGGCGCCACCGTGGTCGCCGGGCATCAGATCGCCCTGAACTTCAGCTCGCTGGTGTTCATGATCCCCTACTCCCTCGGCATGGCTGTGACGGTACGGGTCGGCCAAGCGCTGGGCCGTCAGGAGCCGCGCGAAGCACGCTTCGCCGCCGGGGTCGGCATGGGCACGGCCCTGGCTTACGCCTGTTTGTCGGCGAGCATGATGCTGTTGCTGCGCGAGCACATCGCAACGATCTACACCGCCGACCCGACGGTAGTCAACGTCGCGGCGATGCTGATTGTCTACTCGGCACTGTTCCAGTTTTCCGATGCGATACAGGTCACGGCGGCCGGTGCGCTGCGCGGTTATCAGGACACCCGGGTAACGATGATCCTGACGCTGTTCGCGTATTGGGGCATTGGTTTGCCGGTGGGTTACGTCCTTGGCCTGACCGATTGGTTCGGCGCACCGAGTGGCCCGAGCGGGCTATGGCAGGGCTTGATCGTGGGCTTGAGCTGTGCGGCGCTGATGCTGTCGATCCGCCTGACACGCAGTGCGCGCAAGCGGATTCGTATCAGTCATTCGCTGGGTTGA
- a CDS encoding PA1571 family protein: MSLQNSRNDKIQVIRTQPNQSLGCSIIDADGREVPITEDMIQAACRELEKRLVKPAEQK; the protein is encoded by the coding sequence ATGTCCTTGCAAAACAGCAGAAATGACAAGATTCAAGTAATCCGCACACAGCCAAACCAGTCTCTGGGTTGCTCGATAATCGATGCCGATGGCCGCGAAGTACCGATCACTGAAGACATGATCCAGGCCGCGTGCCGTGAGCTGGAAAAGCGATTGGTCAAGCCTGCCGAACAAAAGTGA
- a CDS encoding ATP-binding cassette domain-containing protein — MTLLKFSDVSLAFGAMPLLDKVSWQIARGERVCIIGRNGTGKSSMMKLVKGDQKPDDGSVWRAPGLKIGELPQELPVADERTVFDVVAEGLDGVGALLAEYHHLSQNIVTDADLDKLMHVQHDLEARDGWRLQTLVDSTLSRLQLPADKTLAELSGGWRRRVLLAQALVSEPDLLLLDEPTNHLDIGAIAWLEEALKDFQGAVLFITHDRSFLQNLATRILELDRGGLIDWNGDYASFLVHKEAELAAEATANALFDKRLAQEEVWIRQGIKARRTRNEGRVRALKALRVERSERRERTGKANIQLETADKSGKQVMVLENVSFAHPGGPFLIKDFSMVLQRGDRIGLLGANGTGKTTLLKLMLSGLQPTSGKVEEGTKIDVAYFDQLRHQLDLEKTVIDNVAEGRDFIDIDGQSRHVLSYLGDFLFSPQRARTPVKALSGGERARLLLAKLFSKPANLLVLDEPTNDLDVETLELLEEVLLTFNGTVLMVSHDRAFLDNVVTSTLVFEGEGKVREYVGGYQDWLRQGGSPRLLGVTESKSGKADLNSAVVKAEPAPVAVAVEAPVAKKKLSYKLQRELEALPGQIEAMEQQIATVEAQMADAGFYLRPAAETAAVIAQLAQLQAELDVMVERWAELDA; from the coding sequence ATGACCCTGCTCAAATTCAGCGATGTGTCCCTTGCTTTCGGCGCTATGCCGTTGTTGGACAAGGTGTCCTGGCAGATCGCCCGTGGAGAGCGGGTGTGCATCATCGGCCGCAACGGCACTGGCAAGTCCAGCATGATGAAGCTCGTCAAGGGCGACCAGAAGCCCGATGACGGCTCCGTTTGGCGCGCACCCGGGCTCAAGATCGGCGAATTGCCGCAAGAATTGCCGGTAGCCGACGAGCGGACCGTGTTCGACGTGGTGGCCGAAGGCCTGGACGGCGTGGGCGCATTGCTCGCCGAATATCACCACCTGAGCCAGAACATCGTCACTGACGCCGACCTGGACAAGCTGATGCACGTCCAGCACGATCTCGAGGCCCGCGACGGCTGGCGTCTGCAGACCCTGGTCGACAGCACCCTCAGTCGTCTGCAATTGCCCGCCGACAAGACCCTCGCCGAGTTGTCCGGCGGCTGGCGTCGTCGCGTGCTGCTGGCCCAGGCACTGGTTTCCGAACCTGACCTGCTGCTGCTCGACGAACCGACCAACCACCTGGACATCGGCGCGATCGCCTGGCTCGAAGAAGCGCTCAAGGACTTCCAGGGCGCCGTGCTGTTCATCACGCACGACCGTTCTTTCCTGCAAAACCTTGCAACCCGCATCCTCGAACTCGATCGCGGCGGCTTGATCGACTGGAACGGCGACTACGCCAGTTTCCTCGTGCACAAAGAGGCTGAGCTGGCCGCCGAGGCGACCGCCAACGCGCTGTTCGACAAGCGTCTGGCTCAGGAAGAAGTGTGGATTCGCCAGGGCATCAAGGCTCGTCGTACCCGTAACGAAGGTCGCGTGCGCGCCCTGAAGGCGTTGCGTGTCGAGCGCAGCGAACGTCGTGAGCGTACCGGCAAGGCCAATATCCAGTTGGAAACGGCCGACAAGTCCGGCAAGCAGGTGATGGTCCTCGAAAATGTGAGCTTCGCTCACCCGGGCGGCCCGTTCCTGATCAAGGACTTCTCGATGGTGCTGCAACGCGGCGACCGCATCGGTCTGCTGGGTGCCAACGGTACCGGTAAGACCACGCTGCTGAAACTGATGCTCAGCGGCTTGCAGCCCACCAGCGGCAAGGTGGAAGAAGGCACGAAGATCGATGTCGCCTATTTCGACCAGTTGCGCCATCAACTGGACCTGGAAAAAACCGTGATCGATAACGTCGCTGAAGGTCGCGACTTCATCGACATCGACGGCCAGAGCCGCCATGTCCTGAGCTACCTCGGCGACTTCCTGTTCAGCCCGCAGCGTGCCCGTACGCCGGTCAAGGCGCTGTCCGGTGGTGAGCGTGCCCGTCTGTTGCTGGCCAAACTGTTCAGCAAGCCGGCGAACCTGCTGGTCCTCGACGAGCCGACCAACGACCTCGACGTCGAAACCCTCGAACTGCTGGAAGAGGTCTTGCTGACCTTCAACGGCACCGTGCTGATGGTCAGCCACGACCGGGCATTCCTCGATAACGTGGTGACCAGCACCCTGGTCTTCGAAGGTGAAGGCAAGGTTCGCGAATACGTCGGTGGTTATCAGGACTGGCTGCGTCAGGGCGGCTCGCCGCGCCTGTTGGGCGTGACCGAGAGCAAATCCGGCAAGGCCGACCTGAACTCCGCCGTCGTCAAAGCCGAACCTGCGCCCGTCGCGGTGGCGGTCGAAGCGCCGGTGGCGAAGAAAAAGCTCAGCTACAAATTGCAGCGTGAGCTGGAAGCTTTGCCGGGGCAGATCGAAGCCATGGAGCAGCAGATCGCTACCGTCGAGGCGCAGATGGCTGATGCTGGTTTCTACCTGCGTCCGGCCGCTGAAACCGCTGCGGTGATCGCTCAATTGGCGCAGTTGCAGGCTGAACTCGACGTGATGGTCGAGCGTTGGGCCGAGCTGGATGCCTGA
- the rlmM gene encoding 23S rRNA (cytidine(2498)-2'-O)-methyltransferase RlmM — MNTLFMHCRPGFEGEVCSEISDLAARLNVAGYAKAKTASACAEFVCTEEDGAERLMRGQRFDQLIFPRQWARGIFIDLPETDRISVILAHMADFPLCGSLWLEMVDTNDGKELSNFCKKFEVHLRKALMAAGKLVEDAHKPRLLLTFKSGREVFMGLAEANNSAMWPMGIPRLKFPREAPSRSTLKLEEAWHHFIPRDQWDERLHGDMTGVDLGAAPGGWTWQLVNRGMLVTAIDNGPMAESLMDTGLVQHLMADGFTFKPKQPVDWMVCDIVEKPARNAAMLEEWIGEGHCREAVVNLKLPMKQRYAEVKRLLERIADGFKARGIKVEIGCKQLYHDREEVTCHLRRLDVKKPKSR; from the coding sequence ATGAACACCCTCTTTATGCACTGCCGGCCGGGCTTCGAAGGTGAAGTCTGTTCCGAGATTTCTGACCTCGCCGCGCGGCTGAACGTGGCCGGTTATGCCAAGGCCAAGACCGCCAGCGCCTGCGCCGAATTCGTCTGCACCGAAGAAGACGGCGCCGAACGGTTGATGCGCGGTCAGCGTTTCGATCAATTGATCTTCCCGCGCCAGTGGGCTCGGGGGATCTTCATCGATTTGCCGGAAACCGATCGCATCAGCGTGATCCTCGCCCATATGGCCGACTTTCCGCTGTGCGGCAGCCTGTGGCTGGAGATGGTCGATACCAACGACGGCAAGGAACTGTCGAATTTCTGCAAGAAATTCGAAGTCCACCTGCGCAAGGCGCTGATGGCTGCCGGAAAACTGGTGGAAGACGCCCACAAGCCACGTCTGTTGCTGACCTTCAAAAGCGGCCGCGAAGTGTTCATGGGCCTGGCAGAGGCGAACAACTCGGCGATGTGGCCGATGGGCATTCCACGTTTGAAATTCCCCCGCGAGGCGCCAAGCCGCTCGACACTGAAGCTGGAAGAGGCGTGGCACCATTTCATCCCGCGCGACCAGTGGGATGAGCGCCTGCACGGCGACATGACCGGCGTCGATCTGGGCGCTGCGCCCGGTGGCTGGACCTGGCAACTGGTCAATCGGGGCATGCTGGTGACTGCCATCGACAACGGCCCGATGGCCGAAAGCCTGATGGATACCGGGTTGGTGCAACACCTGATGGCCGACGGTTTCACCTTCAAGCCCAAGCAACCGGTGGACTGGATGGTGTGCGACATCGTCGAAAAACCGGCGCGTAACGCCGCGATGCTCGAAGAATGGATTGGCGAGGGGCATTGCCGCGAAGCCGTGGTCAACCTCAAGTTGCCGATGAAACAGCGTTACGCCGAAGTGAAGCGCCTGCTGGAGCGGATCGCCGACGGCTTCAAGGCGCGGGGCATCAAGGTCGAGATTGGCTGCAAACAGCTGTATCACGACCGTGAGGAAGTGACCTGCCATTTGCGTCGACTGGATGTGAAGAAGCCGAAGTCCCGCTGA
- a CDS encoding ABC transporter transmembrane domain-containing protein — MMPMLSVRHRRAIRLASRFIAPYRWHAFGALLALIVTAGITLSMGQGIRLLVDQGFMTQSPHLLNQSIGLFMLLVFGLAVGTFARFYLVSWIGERCVADIRRQVFNHLIYLHPGFYENNRSSEIQSRLTADTTLLQSVIGSSLSLFLRNLLMVIGGIVLLFVTNPKLTSIVVVALPLVIAPILIFGRRVRNLSRLSQDRIADIGSYVSETLGQIKTVQAYNHQSQDERRFALTVEEAFDTARKRIFQRAWLITLVIVLVLGAVGVMLWVGGMDVIAGRISAGELAAFVFYSLIVGSAFGTLSEVIGELQRAAGAAERIAELLRSENIIQPPGTDRVTLPERVKGDLVLRDVRFSYPSRPESYAVDGLNLTINAGETLALVGPSGAGKSTVYDLLLRFYDPAEGSILLEGVPLTRLDPLDLRRCFALVSQTPALFFGSIEENIRYGKPTATLSEVQEAAKVAYAHDFIEAMPQGYQTHLGDGGLGLSGGQRQRLAIARALLVDAPILLLDEATSALDAQSEHLIQQALPTLMKNRTTLVIAHRLATVKNADRIAVMDQGKLVAVGTHQELIASNALYARLAALQFSDGKALVEL, encoded by the coding sequence ATGATGCCAATGCTTTCTGTTCGTCACCGTCGTGCGATTCGCCTGGCCAGTCGTTTCATCGCGCCTTATCGCTGGCACGCGTTCGGTGCCTTGCTCGCGTTGATCGTCACGGCGGGTATCACGTTGTCCATGGGGCAGGGCATTCGCCTGCTGGTGGATCAGGGCTTCATGACCCAATCACCGCACTTGCTCAATCAGTCCATCGGCCTGTTCATGTTGCTGGTGTTCGGCCTGGCGGTCGGGACCTTTGCGCGTTTTTATCTGGTGTCGTGGATCGGCGAACGTTGTGTCGCCGACATCCGCCGTCAGGTATTCAACCACTTGATTTACCTGCATCCCGGGTTCTACGAAAACAACCGCAGCTCTGAAATCCAGTCGCGGTTGACCGCCGATACGACGTTGCTGCAATCGGTAATCGGCTCTTCTTTGTCACTTTTTCTACGCAATCTACTGATGGTCATCGGCGGGATCGTCCTGCTGTTTGTGACCAACCCCAAACTCACCAGTATCGTCGTCGTCGCTTTGCCTCTGGTGATCGCGCCGATCCTGATTTTCGGTCGCCGGGTACGCAACCTGTCGCGTTTGAGTCAGGACCGGATTGCCGATATCGGCAGTTATGTCTCGGAAACCCTGGGGCAGATCAAAACCGTGCAGGCCTACAACCACCAGTCTCAGGACGAGCGACGTTTTGCCTTGACCGTGGAAGAAGCGTTCGACACGGCACGCAAGCGTATTTTCCAGCGGGCCTGGTTGATCACATTGGTGATCGTGTTGGTGCTGGGCGCAGTCGGCGTCATGCTGTGGGTCGGTGGCATGGACGTCATTGCCGGGCGAATTTCTGCCGGCGAGCTGGCGGCCTTTGTCTTCTATAGCCTGATCGTCGGCAGTGCATTCGGCACCCTGAGCGAAGTGATTGGCGAGTTGCAGCGCGCGGCGGGCGCAGCCGAGCGGATCGCCGAGTTGCTGCGTTCGGAAAACATCATCCAGCCACCCGGCACCGATCGGGTGACCTTGCCGGAGCGGGTGAAGGGGGATCTGGTGCTGCGAGATGTGCGGTTTTCCTACCCCTCGCGTCCCGAAAGCTATGCCGTCGACGGTCTGAACCTGACCATCAACGCGGGTGAAACCCTGGCACTGGTCGGGCCATCGGGGGCTGGCAAATCGACGGTATATGACCTGCTGCTGCGCTTTTACGACCCCGCCGAAGGCTCCATCCTGCTCGAAGGCGTGCCGCTGACCCGGCTCGATCCGCTGGACCTGCGTCGTTGCTTTGCCCTCGTCTCGCAAACGCCGGCGCTGTTTTTCGGCAGCATCGAAGAGAACATCCGCTATGGGAAGCCGACGGCAACGCTGAGCGAGGTTCAGGAGGCGGCGAAAGTCGCCTATGCCCACGACTTTATCGAAGCCATGCCCCAGGGTTACCAGACCCACCTGGGGGACGGTGGCCTTGGATTGTCCGGCGGCCAGCGCCAGCGCCTGGCAATTGCCCGCGCCCTGCTGGTCGACGCGCCAATCCTGCTGCTCGACGAAGCCACCAGCGCCCTCGATGCCCAAAGCGAACACCTGATCCAGCAAGCCCTGCCAACGCTGATGAAAAATCGCACCACCCTGGTCATCGCCCATCGCCTGGCCACGGTGAAAAACGCCGACCGGATCGCTGTGATGGATCAGGGGAAACTGGTCGCGGTGGGCACGCATCAGGAGTTGATTGCCAGTAATGCGTTGTATGCGCGGCTGGCGGCATTGCAGTTCAGTGATGGCAAGGCACTGGTCGAGCTCTAG
- a CDS encoding transglycosylase SLT domain-containing protein — protein MRSRIFKLFSCLLLSAAAVNSAQAVDLSTQRQYYDEAKRALAKGDSGPYFRYSQALSDYPLEPYLAYDELTARLKTASNDEIEKFLAEHGDLPQANWMKLRWLRWMADRGDWQTFVKYYDPKMNFTELDCLNAQYQISHNLKSEGYANTNKLWLTGKSLPAACDALFGMWAAEGQLTEQKRWERAKLAAQSRNYPLASSLANGLTTLAPRGRLLIDVAQKPELLNQPSRFTPADEPMSDIVSLGLRRLARQDPDKAMELLDGYASSMHFSRDEKVAIAREIGLTLARRFDSRALDVMTKYDPELRDNTVSEWRLRLLLRLARWDDAYQLTRRLPQDLATTNRWRYWQARSLELAQPQNPEAQTLYKTLARERDFYGFLAADRSQSPYSLVNKPLVLSQATINKVRNTPGIRRALEFHARGQIVDGRREWYHVSRHFSREEMVAQAKLAYDLKWYFPAIRTISQAQYWDDLDIRFPMAHRESLVREARNRGLHSSWVFAITRQESAFMDDARSGVGASGLMQLMPGTAKETARKFSIPFASPQQLLEPDKNIQLGAAYLSQVHSQFNGNRVLASAAYNAGPGRVRQWLRGADHLSFDVWVESIPFDETRQYVQNVLSYSVIYGQKLNSPQPLVDWHERYFDDQ, from the coding sequence ATGCGCAGTCGCATTTTCAAGCTTTTTTCATGTCTTTTACTGTCTGCCGCTGCCGTTAATTCCGCCCAGGCGGTAGACCTGTCTACCCAGCGCCAATATTACGACGAAGCCAAACGTGCCCTGGCCAAGGGCGATAGCGGTCCTTATTTCCGCTACAGCCAGGCCCTCAGCGATTACCCGCTGGAACCCTACCTGGCCTATGACGAACTGACCGCGCGCCTGAAAACCGCGAGCAATGACGAAATTGAAAAATTCCTCGCCGAACATGGCGACCTGCCACAAGCCAACTGGATGAAATTGCGTTGGCTGCGCTGGATGGCCGATCGCGGCGATTGGCAGACGTTCGTCAAATATTACGACCCGAAGATGAACTTCACCGAACTGGACTGCCTGAATGCGCAGTATCAGATCAGCCATAACCTCAAGTCCGAAGGTTACGCCAACACCAACAAACTCTGGCTGACAGGCAAATCCCTGCCGGCCGCCTGCGACGCACTGTTCGGCATGTGGGCCGCCGAAGGTCAGTTGACCGAGCAAAAACGCTGGGAGCGCGCCAAGCTTGCCGCCCAGTCGCGCAACTACCCGCTGGCCAGCAGCCTGGCCAACGGCCTGACCACCCTCGCCCCTCGCGGTCGCCTGTTGATCGATGTGGCGCAAAAGCCCGAGCTGCTCAATCAGCCGTCGCGTTTCACGCCAGCCGACGAACCGATGTCGGACATCGTCAGCCTTGGCCTGCGCCGCCTCGCCCGCCAGGATCCGGACAAGGCCATGGAACTGCTCGATGGCTATGCCAGCAGCATGCACTTTTCCCGTGACGAAAAAGTGGCGATTGCCCGTGAAATCGGCCTGACGCTCGCGCGCCGCTTCGACAGTCGCGCGCTGGACGTGATGACCAAGTACGACCCCGAACTGCGGGACAACACCGTTTCCGAATGGCGCTTGCGCCTGCTGCTGCGCCTGGCCCGCTGGGACGACGCCTATCAACTGACCCGTCGCCTGCCGCAAGACCTGGCCACCACCAACCGCTGGCGCTACTGGCAGGCCCGCAGCCTGGAACTGGCACAACCGCAGAACCCTGAAGCGCAGACGCTCTATAAAACCCTCGCCCGCGAACGCGACTTTTATGGTTTCCTCGCCGCCGATCGTTCGCAGTCGCCCTATTCACTGGTCAACAAACCGCTGGTGCTGAGCCAGGCGACGATCAATAAAGTGCGCAACACCCCCGGCATTCGCCGAGCCCTGGAGTTTCACGCCCGCGGGCAGATTGTCGACGGTCGTCGCGAGTGGTACCACGTCAGCCGCCACTTCAGTCGCGAGGAAATGGTTGCCCAGGCCAAACTGGCCTATGACCTGAAATGGTATTTCCCGGCGATCCGTACAATCAGTCAGGCTCAGTATTGGGACGACCTGGACATCCGCTTCCCGATGGCGCACCGCGAATCCCTGGTGCGTGAAGCCAGAAACCGTGGCCTGCATTCGAGCTGGGTATTCGCCATCACTCGCCAGGAAAGCGCCTTCATGGACGATGCCCGCTCCGGTGTCGGCGCGTCGGGCTTGATGCAACTGATGCCCGGCACCGCCAAGGAAACCGCGCGCAAGTTCAGCATTCCCTTTGCCTCGCCGCAGCAGTTGCTGGAGCCGGACAAGAACATCCAGCTCGGTGCCGCGTACCTGAGCCAGGTCCACAGTCAATTCAACGGCAACCGCGTCCTCGCCTCCGCCGCCTACAACGCCGGCCCCGGCCGTGTACGCCAGTGGCTGCGCGGCGCCGACCACCTGAGTTTCGACGTGTGGGTGGAAAGCATCCCCTTCGACGAAACCCGTCAGTATGTACAGAACGTGCTGTCTTATTCGGTGATCTACGGCCAGAAACTCAACTCACCGCAACCGTTGGTGGATTGGCACGAGCGGTACTTCGACGATCAATGA